One Microplitis demolitor isolate Queensland-Clemson2020A chromosome 2, iyMicDemo2.1a, whole genome shotgun sequence DNA segment encodes these proteins:
- the LOC103576136 gene encoding uncharacterized protein LOC103576136 isoform X1, with protein MKKANSIELLPSSSCDRRWSFRQQSFHGSSERKEQNNYTLRSKNKSAVESLLSLFKPIEEKFKSKNKHHYKTTKEIDLDNDLFHCTNRTLIDGFLGSITEFRNNTTIRSKSSFSKEDNFKNLFRHSEDQHHTSQFVSKNQDVQKTKTGTAPANLELVQMETDSNSESIYQKDDSLDKNTKDGSSRFQRPEVLVRPELEDMLHDLQLGGNGCMNDFTGIHNSSNYATSKQYVHKNTSGLENSVNNTDSTIYTSAMSDDDTDSCDDEKFEAFINSRILVRDNEEIQLINHDAHPGLNKISTRKSLVPEKINNKLFQKNPYFELSEAPKNQVLLVNDCAPLKKCIELQTLTQKIKKSMRPRKKKLPNSSISNLLDNAVSPSTDSPPILKLKHNTSGDTSSYSRPKRSHSITEYDLHNSINKKAKTSAYTTLTHKNLSFTSINSVDNIVKLNEDYRKITGMKKFQVTKKYTSNLCSLSNPVGSLPSKILRIILEKGAMKKLGFTIVGGSDSIKGNMGIYVKDITQNGQAAKEGTLKIGDEILAVNGKLIQGLTHAEALQEFRSARPGKIILYISHKD; from the exons AACAACTATACACTAAGATCAAAAAACAAATCGGCAGTAGAATCTTTACTAAGTCTATTTAAGCCtatagaagaaaaatttaaaagtaaaaacaaacatCATTATAAAACAACAAAAGAAATTGATTTAGACAACGATTTATTCCATTGCACAAATAGAACATTAATTGATGGTTTTCTTGGAAGTATTACTGAGTTTCGAAACAACACAACTATACGATCTAAATCATCGTTTTCTAAAGAAGATAATTTTAAGAACCTGTTTCGTCATTCGGAAGACCAACATCATACTTCACAATTCGTTTCGAAAAATCAAGATGTTCAGAAAACAAAAACAGGAACTGCCCCTGCAAATCTTGAATTGGTCCAAATGGAAACTGATTCTAACTCAGAATCAATCTACCAAAAAGATGAtagtttagataaaaatacaaaagacGGTTCAAGCAG ATTTCAGAGACCAGAAGTACTTGTTAGACCTGAATTAGAAGATATGTTGCATGACTTACAACTTGGTGGGAATGGTTGTATGAACGATTTTACAGGCATTCACAATAGTTCAAATTATGCTACGAGTAAACAATATGTACACAAGAATACATCTGGCCTTGAAAATTCCGTTAATAATACAGATTCAACTATTTATACTTCTGCGATGTCTGATGATGATACTGATAGTTGTGATGACGAAAAATTTGAAGCTTTTATAAATAGTCGAATCCTTGTACGCGATAACGAggaaatacaattaattaatcatgatGCGCACCCAggacttaataaaatttctacaaGAAAATCATTAGTgcctgaaaaaataaataataaactttttcaaaaaaacccaTATTTCGAGTTGTCTGAAGCACCGAAAAATCAAGTATTATTAGTTAATGACTGTGCACCTCTTAAAAAGTGTATAGAACTACAAACCTTaacccaaaaaattaaaaaatcaatgagaCCGAGAAAAAAGAAGTTGCCTAACAGTAGCATATCAAATCTTTTGGATAACGCGGTATCGCCCAGTACGGACAGCCCACCTATACTGAAGTTAAAACATAATACATCCGGTGATACTTCTTCTTACAGTAGACCCAAAAGATCTCATTCAATAACTGAATATGACTTacataattcaataaataaaaaagcaaaaaCAAGTGCGTACACCACTCtaactcataaaaatttgagttttacTTCGATTAATTCAGTAGATAacatagtaaaattgaatgaaGACTATCGCAAAATTACTGGCATGAAGAAATTccaagtaacaaaaaaatatacctCAAATTTATGCTCATTATCTAATCCAGTTGGTAGTTTACCCTCAAAGATATTAAGAATTATTCTTGAAAAAGGAGCTATGAAGAAATTAGGCTTTACAATTGTCGGTGGATCAGATAGTATCAAAGGAAATATGGGCATTTATGTAAAAGATATAACCCAAAATGGACAAGCTGCTAAAGAGGGAACGTTGAAAATTGGTGATGAAATTTTAGCAGTTAATGGTAAACTCATACAAGGTTTAACACACGCAGAAGCGTTGCAGGAATTTAGATCTGCGAGAccaggaaaaataattttgtacatTAGTCACAAAGATTAA
- the LOC103576136 gene encoding uncharacterized protein LOC103576136 isoform X3 — protein MQNNYTLRSKNKSAVESLLSLFKPIEEKFKSKNKHHYKTTKEIDLDNDLFHCTNRTLIDGFLGSITEFRNNTTIRSKSSFSKEDNFKNLFRHSEDQHHTSQFVSKNQDVQKTKTGTAPANLELVQMETDSNSESIYQKDDSLDKNTKDGSSRFQRPEVLVRPELEDMLHDLQLGGNGCMNDFTGIHNSSNYATSKQYVHKNTSGLENSVNNTDSTIYTSAMSDDDTDSCDDEKFEAFINSRILVRDNEEIQLINHDAHPGLNKISTRKSLVPEKINNKLFQKNPYFELSEAPKNQVLLVNDCAPLKKCIELQTLTQKIKKSMRPRKKKLPNSSISNLLDNAVSPSTDSPPILKLKHNTSGDTSSYSRPKRSHSITEYDLHNSINKKAKTSAYTTLTHKNLSFTSINSVDNIVKLNEDYRKITGMKKFQVTKKYTSNLCSLSNPVGSLPSKILRIILEKGAMKKLGFTIVGGSDSIKGNMGIYVKDITQNGQAAKEGTLKIGDEILAVNGKLIQGLTHAEALQEFRSARPGKIILYISHKD, from the exons AACAACTATACACTAAGATCAAAAAACAAATCGGCAGTAGAATCTTTACTAAGTCTATTTAAGCCtatagaagaaaaatttaaaagtaaaaacaaacatCATTATAAAACAACAAAAGAAATTGATTTAGACAACGATTTATTCCATTGCACAAATAGAACATTAATTGATGGTTTTCTTGGAAGTATTACTGAGTTTCGAAACAACACAACTATACGATCTAAATCATCGTTTTCTAAAGAAGATAATTTTAAGAACCTGTTTCGTCATTCGGAAGACCAACATCATACTTCACAATTCGTTTCGAAAAATCAAGATGTTCAGAAAACAAAAACAGGAACTGCCCCTGCAAATCTTGAATTGGTCCAAATGGAAACTGATTCTAACTCAGAATCAATCTACCAAAAAGATGAtagtttagataaaaatacaaaagacGGTTCAAGCAG ATTTCAGAGACCAGAAGTACTTGTTAGACCTGAATTAGAAGATATGTTGCATGACTTACAACTTGGTGGGAATGGTTGTATGAACGATTTTACAGGCATTCACAATAGTTCAAATTATGCTACGAGTAAACAATATGTACACAAGAATACATCTGGCCTTGAAAATTCCGTTAATAATACAGATTCAACTATTTATACTTCTGCGATGTCTGATGATGATACTGATAGTTGTGATGACGAAAAATTTGAAGCTTTTATAAATAGTCGAATCCTTGTACGCGATAACGAggaaatacaattaattaatcatgatGCGCACCCAggacttaataaaatttctacaaGAAAATCATTAGTgcctgaaaaaataaataataaactttttcaaaaaaacccaTATTTCGAGTTGTCTGAAGCACCGAAAAATCAAGTATTATTAGTTAATGACTGTGCACCTCTTAAAAAGTGTATAGAACTACAAACCTTaacccaaaaaattaaaaaatcaatgagaCCGAGAAAAAAGAAGTTGCCTAACAGTAGCATATCAAATCTTTTGGATAACGCGGTATCGCCCAGTACGGACAGCCCACCTATACTGAAGTTAAAACATAATACATCCGGTGATACTTCTTCTTACAGTAGACCCAAAAGATCTCATTCAATAACTGAATATGACTTacataattcaataaataaaaaagcaaaaaCAAGTGCGTACACCACTCtaactcataaaaatttgagttttacTTCGATTAATTCAGTAGATAacatagtaaaattgaatgaaGACTATCGCAAAATTACTGGCATGAAGAAATTccaagtaacaaaaaaatatacctCAAATTTATGCTCATTATCTAATCCAGTTGGTAGTTTACCCTCAAAGATATTAAGAATTATTCTTGAAAAAGGAGCTATGAAGAAATTAGGCTTTACAATTGTCGGTGGATCAGATAGTATCAAAGGAAATATGGGCATTTATGTAAAAGATATAACCCAAAATGGACAAGCTGCTAAAGAGGGAACGTTGAAAATTGGTGATGAAATTTTAGCAGTTAATGGTAAACTCATACAAGGTTTAACACACGCAGAAGCGTTGCAGGAATTTAGATCTGCGAGAccaggaaaaataattttgtacatTAGTCACAAAGATTAA
- the LOC103576136 gene encoding uncharacterized protein LOC103576136 isoform X2 gives MKKNNYTLRSKNKSAVESLLSLFKPIEEKFKSKNKHHYKTTKEIDLDNDLFHCTNRTLIDGFLGSITEFRNNTTIRSKSSFSKEDNFKNLFRHSEDQHHTSQFVSKNQDVQKTKTGTAPANLELVQMETDSNSESIYQKDDSLDKNTKDGSSRFQRPEVLVRPELEDMLHDLQLGGNGCMNDFTGIHNSSNYATSKQYVHKNTSGLENSVNNTDSTIYTSAMSDDDTDSCDDEKFEAFINSRILVRDNEEIQLINHDAHPGLNKISTRKSLVPEKINNKLFQKNPYFELSEAPKNQVLLVNDCAPLKKCIELQTLTQKIKKSMRPRKKKLPNSSISNLLDNAVSPSTDSPPILKLKHNTSGDTSSYSRPKRSHSITEYDLHNSINKKAKTSAYTTLTHKNLSFTSINSVDNIVKLNEDYRKITGMKKFQVTKKYTSNLCSLSNPVGSLPSKILRIILEKGAMKKLGFTIVGGSDSIKGNMGIYVKDITQNGQAAKEGTLKIGDEILAVNGKLIQGLTHAEALQEFRSARPGKIILYISHKD, from the exons AACAACTATACACTAAGATCAAAAAACAAATCGGCAGTAGAATCTTTACTAAGTCTATTTAAGCCtatagaagaaaaatttaaaagtaaaaacaaacatCATTATAAAACAACAAAAGAAATTGATTTAGACAACGATTTATTCCATTGCACAAATAGAACATTAATTGATGGTTTTCTTGGAAGTATTACTGAGTTTCGAAACAACACAACTATACGATCTAAATCATCGTTTTCTAAAGAAGATAATTTTAAGAACCTGTTTCGTCATTCGGAAGACCAACATCATACTTCACAATTCGTTTCGAAAAATCAAGATGTTCAGAAAACAAAAACAGGAACTGCCCCTGCAAATCTTGAATTGGTCCAAATGGAAACTGATTCTAACTCAGAATCAATCTACCAAAAAGATGAtagtttagataaaaatacaaaagacGGTTCAAGCAG ATTTCAGAGACCAGAAGTACTTGTTAGACCTGAATTAGAAGATATGTTGCATGACTTACAACTTGGTGGGAATGGTTGTATGAACGATTTTACAGGCATTCACAATAGTTCAAATTATGCTACGAGTAAACAATATGTACACAAGAATACATCTGGCCTTGAAAATTCCGTTAATAATACAGATTCAACTATTTATACTTCTGCGATGTCTGATGATGATACTGATAGTTGTGATGACGAAAAATTTGAAGCTTTTATAAATAGTCGAATCCTTGTACGCGATAACGAggaaatacaattaattaatcatgatGCGCACCCAggacttaataaaatttctacaaGAAAATCATTAGTgcctgaaaaaataaataataaactttttcaaaaaaacccaTATTTCGAGTTGTCTGAAGCACCGAAAAATCAAGTATTATTAGTTAATGACTGTGCACCTCTTAAAAAGTGTATAGAACTACAAACCTTaacccaaaaaattaaaaaatcaatgagaCCGAGAAAAAAGAAGTTGCCTAACAGTAGCATATCAAATCTTTTGGATAACGCGGTATCGCCCAGTACGGACAGCCCACCTATACTGAAGTTAAAACATAATACATCCGGTGATACTTCTTCTTACAGTAGACCCAAAAGATCTCATTCAATAACTGAATATGACTTacataattcaataaataaaaaagcaaaaaCAAGTGCGTACACCACTCtaactcataaaaatttgagttttacTTCGATTAATTCAGTAGATAacatagtaaaattgaatgaaGACTATCGCAAAATTACTGGCATGAAGAAATTccaagtaacaaaaaaatatacctCAAATTTATGCTCATTATCTAATCCAGTTGGTAGTTTACCCTCAAAGATATTAAGAATTATTCTTGAAAAAGGAGCTATGAAGAAATTAGGCTTTACAATTGTCGGTGGATCAGATAGTATCAAAGGAAATATGGGCATTTATGTAAAAGATATAACCCAAAATGGACAAGCTGCTAAAGAGGGAACGTTGAAAATTGGTGATGAAATTTTAGCAGTTAATGGTAAACTCATACAAGGTTTAACACACGCAGAAGCGTTGCAGGAATTTAGATCTGCGAGAccaggaaaaataattttgtacatTAGTCACAAAGATTAA